The genomic interval GTAAAAGATGAAAAAGAAGAGGTTGAATCCTAAAAAGTCTTTTAAAAAATTAAGACCCGGTTCTTTGGTAAGAACCGGGTCTTTTCTTATTTCTTAAGTTAAGAAACGAGAACGTATGCGCTTAGTAGCGGTTGTTCATACGTGGGCCACGTGGACGTGAATCCATAGCTTCGCGTGGACGAGCTTCGTTCACTCTTAGTCTTTGGCCTTCAAGTTCTTGACCGTTAAGTTCGGTGATTGCTGTTTGAGCTTCGTTAGCTGAACCCATTTCAACAAAAGCGAAACCTTTAGGTTGGCC from Candidatus Dependentiae bacterium carries:
- a CDS encoding RNA-binding protein yields the protein MNIYVGNLSRLVTEEKLRSLFAQFGTVTSVKLIKDKFTGQPKGFAFVEMGSANEAQTAITELNGQELEGQRLRVNEARPREAMDSRPRGPRMNNRY